A window of Mustela erminea isolate mMusErm1 chromosome 19, mMusErm1.Pri, whole genome shotgun sequence genomic DNA:
GGAGGGGCGGTCCAGCCCCACCCTTAGTGTTGAGAGCTAGAAGGGGAAGGGTGGGTAGACAGGAGGCGCCTCTACTTCGACTTCCTTCCTCCATATTGCAAACCGGGAGCCAAATGGAGGGGCCAAGAGTGGTGGTGAAGGTCAGGAGGCCAGGCCTCCCAACCCCCGAAGGTGGGCCTTGCtgtcaatttcttcttcctccatctcGAAGGCTGAGTGGTCTTGGCTGTCGAAACAGGAGGCGCTGAGGAAGACAGGGggagccggcggcggcggcggcggcggcgactgGGGTGGGGTTCCCGGGGAGGGTGGCTCTTCCTTGATGTGTGCAATGGGCATCGggagcccttcctcctcctgcccagctggtgggggcggcgggggcggcgggggcgacGGCGGGGCCTGGGCCTGGAGCGCCTGCAACGCGGCCGCCCTCTCCAGCTCGGCCCGGTGGCAGCGCTGGTGGCGCAGGAGGCTGTAGGCGCGCGAGAAGCGGCGCGGGCAGCGCGGGCACGGGTGCGGCGCCGGGCCTCCCGCGTGCACCTGCGCGTGGCGGGCCAGGTCGGCCAGCCGCTTGAACTCCCTCTGGCAGCGCACGCACTGAAAGGGGCGCGCCCCTGAGTGGGTCACCCCGTGCTGCCGCAGGTGCGCGCGGCGCCGGAAGCCTTTGCCGCATTCGGGACACCAGAAGCGGGGCTCCCCTGcagggggccgggccggggcggcgTCCCCTCCGTTCTGCCCGCCTTCTCCCCCCTCCGAGGCACTCCCGCACTCTGCCCCTTCGCCCCCCTCGGGCCCCTTCCCTGAGTTCCGTCCACCCGGTGCCTTGTCGTCCTTCTTGCCCGCCGGGGGCAGCGGGGCCAGGAGGCTGAGCGCGCCGTGCACACGACGGTGCTGGCGGAGGTAGGAGGCGAGGCGGAAGGCCAGGCCGCAGTCTGGGCACACGAAAGGGCGGTCGGTGGAGTGGACCAGCCGGTGGCGGGACAGCGACCAGGGCCTGGCGAAGGCCTTGAGGCAGATGGAGCACTGGTGGCGCttgggccggggaggggggcccCCTTCACCCTCCTGTTCACCCTCGGGGCGCAGACACGGGTGTGCTTTGAGCTCGCCCTTGGTGGCAAAGGCTTCGCGACAGCGGAGGCACAGCAGCGTCCAGTCGGCCTGGAGCAGGACCTGCTTTTCCTCCTGCCGCCCGGCTGCCAGTGCCAATTCGGCCCTCAGCTCCGCCGCCCCGGCctcggcctcctcctcctctgactccCGGGGTTCGGCGCTTGTGGGGGCAGCCAGCGTGGCCGGCTCCCCTGCCGGCCAGGTCTCGGGCCACGCCGCCTCCTCCTCCGCGGCCCCCGCTGCAGCGGTGGTAGGCTGCTCCGCCCCGGCGTCCTGGGAGCCCCAGCTCGACTCCGCGGCCTCCTTGGCCGCCCTCTCGATGGCCAGCTCGACCTCGCCGCCTGCGTGCTCCTGGGCCAGGTGGCGCCGGAGCTGGGCTGGCTCCGGGAAGGTGCGGGGGCAGGCGGCGCAGCGCAGCGGCGGTTGGGGCCCGTGGCCACGCAGGTGGCGGGAGAGGTGGGCGGGCCGGCGGAAGGCCTTGGGGCACAGGGGGCAGGCGTGGGGTCggaggcctgagtggctcagccggtGCCGGGAGAGGTAGTAGGGGAAGCGGAAAAGGCGGCCACATGTCGGGCAGGGCAGGGGCGCCCGAGGGGCTCCAGCGCCCCCCCTGCCACGGCCCCGGCCTCTACCACGGCCTCGGCcacggccccggccccggccacGGTGAGGTGGGCTGCCCTGGGCGGGTGGAGGGGGCTGCGGATCCATGCCTgtaaggagaaagaggagacaaGGAGAcattggggtgggtgggggcgtgGAGTGGGTTAGATAAAGGGAGATGTGTGGAGTGAGGccgagagacagagacagagagatggagagtccGTGATGGTCAGATGATTAACCAGGCAATGGAGAGAGCCAGCAAGACAGAGCAAAGGCAGAGACCCCaggggcagacagacagacagcaggaGAAGCCGTAAAGGCAGGATGGAGAGAGATGGGGACTCccagcagagacagagatggagagaaaacaaagagatttCGGGAGAGATGGTGCAAACACCAGAGATCAGAAGAACCACAGCAGGACAGAGgtagggacagacagacagagagaggggacaagCCAGAGATacagacagaagaggagacagggagacagtCAGCCAACTGCTTTTTCTCCAGGGGCCCCGCTGGAGAATTTTGGGAGGGGCTGGGAACCGGCCAGTGGTGCCCGAGTGGAGGGGGTGGAATTCGACATTGGGAAGCCCCAGAAATGTGTGTGAGTGCCCAGACCAGGgtctgggagaggctgggggtaGGAGGGCTAAGACTCCTGGGCAGTGGGGAGGCTGGGGTCCTGGACTCCAGGGACTGAGAGAGGTGGGAGCTGGGGTTTGGGACCCCAGGTTTGGGAGGGGACTGAGATCCACTCCTGTAGGTGTGGGGTAAGGATTCCTGGGTCCCAGGGgcagagagggttgggggagggggctgggctccTAAGacaagggggaggagggagctgggggctcAGCTGCCCGAAGTCTCCACAGAGGAGGGGGCTGAGGGCCTGGCCGCTggacacctgccccccacccaggctgCTGGAGTATGGAGCCCTAGGTCCCCACGGGGGGCCGAACTCCCCACTGGGCCCAGCTTGCGGTTCCCCGCAGGCGTGATCAGCAGAATTAGGGCCACGGGTGGAGGCCTCGCGGATTTCcgagcccagagcctggggctCGGCCCTGATCGGATCGCTGGGCGCCTGTGTcttacctccgcctccttcgcttctttcttccttccccgcGGCCGGCCGAACGCGGACGGTGGtagcggggagggagggagggccgagcgtggtggggggtggaggaggctgGGCTCGGTGTCACTGCCTAAGCCTTCCCCCCGGAAACCCGGCCTCTCGACCGAGCCCAAAAGAGGAAAGACCGGCTGGAAGGCCGGAAGCGGGAGGACGAGGGGAcccagggggcggggagggcagtcGGCTTGGATTCCTGGGTTCTGCatggggagggggctgcgggCCTGGGAGGCTGGACGcagctctcctccccaccccagcagacacacatattcattcattccttcaacaaatacaCATTTATCAGGTCctgtctgtgccaggcactgtgttgggCGAGGGGGGTGCCAGGGGAAGGAGTCGTGAATGAGGCAGTGGCAGAGGCCTCAGGCAAAGTAGGGGCGCTCTGGACTGGAACCCCTATCCAGCCTTCACTCGGCTGCCGGAGCAAGCGACTGTCGCTTCTCCTAGCCTCAGTGGCCCCCTCTACAACAAGCCCGGCAGATACGCATTCGCTCCTAAGAGACCCACATCTACTGAGCACCCACTGTGCTCCCGAGTCCTTCTGCATGTGTTTCCCGGCATAGTTCCCTGGATCCCAAGCCGCCggtatttcctgagcacctactgtgggcTAGCTCTGTCCTTGGTGCTGGAGCCTCGGCGGCAGGCTGACGGGCTGTCCGACCCTGTCTGCAGGAAGCTCACcgtcagagggaggaggcagtCACAGATCCGACCGCCTTCCAGGAAAACGTGCTCTAAGGCAGGAAAGAcgattggggtggggggtggaggtggggggggagacagagaacagagaaggcaCTGAGCTGACCTCCCCCTGGGGTGAGAGCAGTCCTCAAGGTCTTCCAGGAGGCAATAGTGTTTCAGCTGAAACCTGCAGGATGGAAAGCCAAGGGTTGGGGATGAGAAGGATGAgccaagggaaaggagagagacgTGCTCCACACATCTCAAATGCCCGAAACCGAGCAGTCGAGGGCTTGTTGCAGAGATAGGCCTGCAGACTTAAGGTGAAGTACATGCTGAGCACTGTCAGCCAGAGCGTGGGAAACAGGACCTCTCTGAACAGGGCTGGGCTAGTGAAATTTGGAACAGCCTTAACAGCTGAACAATTCCAGGAATGGGACTGCCAGATAGATCTGCTCAGAAACATGCAAAATGACATCGGTACCAGGTGAATCAGCACCAGATGATTGCACACCACTGCAAAAGACTGGAGATGAGCTAAATTCGCATCCGGAGGGAATTCGAGTGGCATCATGATTGATCTGCCCAGTGGAATGCTatgtgtgcaaaaaaaaaaaaagatgaagaaacttgCTGTGTTAAAAAATATGGAAGCGCTCCAAGTGATAACATGAAGGGAAGGGGGGatggaaaggaaggcagaaaacAGACTGGAACCTGTTCTAACTGTCTGTGCTTATCAGTGGGTTGTgtctggaagaagagagagggaactAGCAACATTGTCTAGCTCCCAGAACTGAAACTTAGGGCACTCTATCCTTTTGTACTTCTTAAATTTGAAGCCATGTGAATGCGTTCCATACTCCAGAAAGTAAAAGGACAAGAAATCAAATGGGGGGAaagggtaataaaaataaataaaatgaaaataagcagtAACTTAGTCTTGTAAGCGCTTTACAAATACTAATGCGTTTGTCTCTCCTTACCTTATGGAGTGGGTCACGCTATTCTCAGTTTAAACAGCAGCAAAGTGGGGAACTAAAACATGTCGAAGCTAGTGCATCTCAGCAAGTCTTTGCATTTCACAAAGAGATGGGAGAAACGACAGGCAAagagcatgacttttttttttttaattcatttgacagagagcgatcacaagtaggcagagaggcaggcagagagagagaagggggaaagcaggctcccactgaacagaaagcccgatgtggggctccatcccaggaccctgagaccatgacccgggcggaaggcagaggctcaacccactgagccacacaggcgcccccaagagcatgacttttttttttttttttaagattttatttatttatttgacagagagaaatcacaagtagacagagaggcaggcagagagagaggaagggaagcaggctccctgctgagcagagagcccgatgtgggactcgatcccaggaccctgagatcatgacctgagccgaaggcagcggcttaacccactgagccacccaggcgcccagagcaTGACTTTTTAAAGTGCCTGGGCAATAGTactaattttaaaaggatatttataTAGGAGTGAAAGTCTAAAAATATCCATGGAAACAATAAGCACCAAATTCATGGTAGGAGTTAACTTGTAGCAGGGAGAAGCGATCAGATCCTAAAGGGGCCTACGGCGAGTGAGGTAACTaaacctctaattttttttttaagattttatttatttatttgacagacagagatcacaggtaggcagagaggcaggcagagagagaggaggaagcaggctccctgctgagcagagagcccgatgcggggctcaatcccaggaccctgagatcatgacctgagtggaaggcagaggcttaaccctctgagccacccaggcacccctaaacctcTAATGTTTTAAAGCTGataggcaggggcacctgggtggctcagtgggttaagcctctgccttcggctcgggtcataatctcggggtgctgggatcgagccccacgtcgggctccctgctcagcggggagcctgcttcccttcctctctctctctgtctgactctctgcctacttgtgatctctgtcaaaaaaaaaaaatctttaaagctgATAGGCAGTATATGGACACGAGGGGTGGGCAATAATAGTGCCATTAAGTACATTCTCAATGTCATGTGACCATCCCACTGTCTAGTTTCAGAACTTTGTCATCTTCCCCAACAGAAATCTAGGTCTGTTAAGCTGTCACTCCCCATGTCCTTCTTCTTCCAGCTCCTGACAACCAATAATCAGCTTTGCCTATGACAAACATTT
This region includes:
- the ZNF579 gene encoding zinc finger protein 579 isoform X1 is translated as MNSEGGMFQLKHYCLLEDLEDCSHPRGRQGRTARQPAAEAPAPRTELAHSMDPQPPPPAQGSPPHRGRGRGRGRGRGRGRGRGRGGAGAPRAPLPCPTCGRLFRFPYYLSRHRLSHSGLRPHACPLCPKAFRRPAHLSRHLRGHGPQPPLRCAACPRTFPEPAQLRRHLAQEHAGGEVELAIERAAKEAAESSWGSQDAGAEQPTTAAAGAAEEEAAWPETWPAGEPATLAAPTSAEPRESEEEEAEAGAAELRAELALAAGRQEEKQVLLQADWTLLCLRCREAFATKGELKAHPCLRPEGEQEGEGGPPPRPKRHQCSICLKAFARPWSLSRHRLVHSTDRPFVCPDCGLAFRLASYLRQHRRVHGALSLLAPLPPAGKKDDKAPGGRNSGKGPEGGEGAECGSASEGGEGGQNGGDAAPARPPAGEPRFWCPECGKGFRRRAHLRQHGVTHSGARPFQCVRCQREFKRLADLARHAQVHAGGPAPHPCPRCPRRFSRAYSLLRHQRCHRAELERAAALQALQAQAPPSPPPPPPPPPAGQEEEGLPMPIAHIKEEPPSPGTPPQSPPPPPPPAPPVFLSASCFDSQDHSAFEMEEEEIDSKAHLRGLGGLAS
- the ZNF579 gene encoding zinc finger protein 579 isoform X2, translating into MDPQPPPPAQGSPPHRGRGRGRGRGRGRGRGRGRGGAGAPRAPLPCPTCGRLFRFPYYLSRHRLSHSGLRPHACPLCPKAFRRPAHLSRHLRGHGPQPPLRCAACPRTFPEPAQLRRHLAQEHAGGEVELAIERAAKEAAESSWGSQDAGAEQPTTAAAGAAEEEAAWPETWPAGEPATLAAPTSAEPRESEEEEAEAGAAELRAELALAAGRQEEKQVLLQADWTLLCLRCREAFATKGELKAHPCLRPEGEQEGEGGPPPRPKRHQCSICLKAFARPWSLSRHRLVHSTDRPFVCPDCGLAFRLASYLRQHRRVHGALSLLAPLPPAGKKDDKAPGGRNSGKGPEGGEGAECGSASEGGEGGQNGGDAAPARPPAGEPRFWCPECGKGFRRRAHLRQHGVTHSGARPFQCVRCQREFKRLADLARHAQVHAGGPAPHPCPRCPRRFSRAYSLLRHQRCHRAELERAAALQALQAQAPPSPPPPPPPPPAGQEEEGLPMPIAHIKEEPPSPGTPPQSPPPPPPPAPPVFLSASCFDSQDHSAFEMEEEEIDSKAHLRGLGGLAS